Proteins from a single region of Hordeum vulgare subsp. vulgare chromosome 6H, MorexV3_pseudomolecules_assembly, whole genome shotgun sequence:
- the LOC123403303 gene encoding brassinosteroid-responsive RING protein 1-like — protein MGFPLVCYCVFIPKPVIAFCKLVGAVRDALMLLLSLVGLCRSPRRSVDDAPLPEEVKARLPAVEFSWLARPEQQQQGCHDGAAACIVCLERLEAADEVRRLGNCAHAFHRGCIDGWIDLGRTTCPLCRSHLLPRARRASPSLLTRVW, from the coding sequence ATGGGGTTCCCCCTGGTGTGCTACTGCGTGTTCATCCCGAAGCCGGTCATCGCCTTCTGCAAGCTCGTCGGCGCCGTCAGGGACGCCCTCATGCTGCTGCTCTCCCTCGTCGGCCTCTGCCGCTCCCCGCGCCGCTCCGTGGACGACGCCCCGCTGCCCGAGGAGGTCAAGGCGCGGCTCCCGGCCGTCGAGTTCTCTTGGCTGGCGCgtccggagcagcagcagcaggggtGCCACGACGGCGCGGCGGCGTGCATCGTGTGCCTGGAGAGGCTGGAGGCGGCGGACGAGGTGCGGCGGCTGGGCAACTGCGCGCACGCCTTCCACCGCGGCTGCATCGACGGGTGGATCGACCTCGGCCGGACCACGTGCCCGCTCTGCCGCTCCCACCTACTGCCGCGCGCGCGGAGGGCCAGCCCCAGCCTCCTCACGCGCGTTTGGTGA